DNA from Equus asinus isolate D_3611 breed Donkey chromosome 22, EquAss-T2T_v2, whole genome shotgun sequence:
ACCTGGCCATGACTGGAACTAATCTTAGTTTGGGGAGTTCACATTCACCAGAACTGCTCTATGAGCAACTTTTGACTGTGGTAATATAAATCTTGCACTAAGAACTGGGTTCAATACACTGGTCCCAACAGCTGGGGACTCTCTTCCTTATCTAGACCCCCCCAGTGGCAAGACCATTAAGAGAAACATTTCCAGTAGATGAGCCCAATCACAAGAACATTTCTTGCTCTGTAGGATGGTTTAGATTGTGGCCATGTCAACGAGCACTCACAATTTTTAATCAAAGTATTTCAGGTGTAGGCTAAATGTCTAAATTGTTCTGAAATTCCATGGTTGTTTAGCAGCAGAGTTAGAACTTTAACCAAACTTTGCCATTCAAAGGCCGACAGCGTTCAGAACCTTGGTGGCTGAGGaaccatttagagtttatttgcATGCTCAGGAACTACATGGAACTACATGAGCATAGTTGGATTTCGGATGAGACTTGTAGGTGATGAAGCTGACATCAAGTCGTCTACCTTTGGCAgccatatttgtttttctcccagcAGCCTCTTACTGGTGATTCTGGCATTCCTGGACACAGTTTGGCAGCTACTACATTGAACATAGTCTTTTTTATTAACCCATGTTGCTGGTTGACCAGTTGTTGCCAATTTTGGCCAAAAGAGTGTTTACATTGCAGAAACTTGTTCTTTACTTCCTAGTCTCGTTTCAGTCTTTGTATCAGCAGTTCTCGAGGTCAAAATAAGCCCAGCATGCTtttcagggctggctctcttgtGTTTGGGATTCATCTAAGCAGCTTGCTACATCCAAACACAAATATCCCACCATCAAGCTAGTATTGTTGGTTCAATTCATGAAAAGCACGCAACATCTATAtggcaaatgaaaatatgaacagGGTTTAAGGATTGCTCACTAACACATAAACATGGAACCATTTCCCTGTCTTTGGTATTACATTTCTGATGAGACAGTCCCTTCATCAGGGAACTtcctgggagagaagaaaaacagcttcTATTAATTAGCTTTGTCAATAGCCATCCAATGTTGTTTGTAACTGGCaaggttttcttctattttcttgcaGCTGTTGTACTTTTTGCTGAGCACCCTCGGCTTGACGGTCTGTGTGCTGGCTGTGGCGTTTGCTGCCCACCACTATTCGCAGCTCACACGGTTTACCTGTGAAACCGCACTCAACTCCTGCCAGTGCAAACTGTTCTCCTCAGAGACATTCAGCAGGACCTTTGTGTACCAGGATGTGACTGACTGTGCCAGCATCACTGGCACTTTCAAACTGTTCTTACTCATCCAGATGATTCTTAACGTGGTCTGCAGCCTTGTGTGCTTGTTGGCCTGCTTTGTGATGTGGAAACACAGGTACCAGGTCTTTTATGTGGGTGACAGGATATGCTCCCTAACAACTTCCGAAGGCCAGCAGCAAACAGTCTAACATTCTTTCTCAAAGGTGGGAGAGAAAACACACTAACTAGCTGAGgttcaagaaaaagagagagagaaagaaaaggaagaaagaaaataaaacttttgacaATAATTAATATTCACCAttctaaatgaatatttttatatttttcaggaaatgaaagagcatttctatagtattttcaaaaattcttatGGGGAAAATAAGGTCCAAATTGACTTTGAGATATTCAAAGGACACTGAAGAGGGAAAGAATGGCATACATCTATCTTCACAGTCTGGAGTTTATTCCTAACATTCATTTTATCCGTTACTGATATAATCTTCTTTCCTGTTAGCCCAGTTTGATGGTGTGAATTGGTGTTCCAGGCCCACTTGCTAAATTCTGTAGTCTTTCCCAGGCCTTCCCACCTCCCACCATTATCCTCAGTATGTTTTGGGGAATTTCTGGACAGCCAGGTTGACTTTATTTTCCCTGGTAGACGTGTCTTCAAGGCATGAGACAGCTTAAAGGAGCaaagtggaaaaggaagagaCTTTGCAAAAGGCTAAATAATTATAAACGCCTGGGTGGGGCGGGGGCCTTTTCTCCTCAGCTCCCGTTGTTGGCTCTGTAAGTAGATCACTTGCTTAATGCTTTGGATGATTGTCTGCTTCTCAATAATTGGAAGTTGGTGGTAGCTGTATTCTTAATGATGTAGAAGGTTTAAGAATAATTACATTATGCTTCTATTCTATCATCTAAAACAAATCATTAAAACTAATTTCTAGCTAATTGTTAATTATAATTATGCTCAGAAGTCTATTTAATGAGCCCTGGCTGTGCTTGTGTAGCACTGTCGGTATTAGGAGAAATTACTCTCACAAGAGAGGAGGCGTAaagattctttcttctgaaagCCAAGCTttacaagggagaaaaaaatttttttttaataatagctcaggttaaaaatactcatttaagTGAAAACAAGAGCATATGTAATGGGAAACGTTTATACAAATAGCACATTTGTGATATGTTGTGAAGTCTCTCTCTTGGCAGCTAAGtacttttgagaaagattgggtAATGCTGATGTGTTCCATTCATGAAACTGTATCTGATATGTAATCCTATTATTGATTTGTATGCACATTCAACCTACAGACTTCAACTAATGTTTTGAAGTCCTGATTCGAGCATATGCCCGTTGACTCGGGGGGTAGTTttgtactgttttgtttttaggtgACTTTAACTTTAAAAAGCACGCATACCCTATGGTAGgagtcttttctctcttattgtttttattattaaattttgaaCAATATCAATGTTTTAAGGAAGGAGCTTAGAATGCAAATTCATGCAGCGAAAATGTTATCAAGAACTTTCTCTATTAGTATCCTCTGTTGAAAGCAGAAATTCAAGATAATTGAACTCGATTTGCCTCTCCACATTGCCTATTGATATGCTTTACTAATCATGAAATTCTACcctaaaagaaaatcattttcttccttgCCTTAGAAGATAGATGAATAATTCCATTGATTATGATAATAGTGTCAATTTCTACACATACCCAAATAAAAGGGATAACGCGAAGTCATTTAATTGGAGGATTGTAAATATCTTTTGTGTCCTCCAGATAAAACACCTGATTAACAGATGGTAAAATCTTTTTATGTATTGTCTTGCTTTAAAAGTGTCCTTCCTACATATTGGCTCAGGCCAAGAAGGCACACTGGAATGCTTAGTGGATAAGACTCTGGGGCAGTTTTGAtcacaaacaaaaattacattGACAGAACACCAGACATCCTGATGATGACCTGAAAAATACTTTGtgccccattaaaaaaaaaaaaacaaatcccaaTAACTGAATCCATTTTGATTTTGCCAGTTTcctacataaagaagaaaatgactgaAAATCTGAAAGGTTGTAGGCTGTTCTTTAAAGAATGAGAAACTAGTGCTTTAATGCTAATTACTATGAATCAGGCGCTACTAGAAACACACGCTGAATACCTTTAACAACTTTTTATAGTAAATGCTACAgatttttatattagaaaattgaAATTCTACACATCTCTAAGGTGCTTTATGCTTTACAAGCAATTCACAGGGTATGTCAAGTGGTAGAATAACTTTAGCTTATgtgcttccttttttaaaataatgcaacCAATAAGAACAGACATGGTGATAATAATCAGTTTATGTCTATATATACATGCAATATATAAAATGGGGATTTTGCTACTGTGTAACTGAATCAGTCTTAAatctccaaagaaagaaaaaaatcctaagtgaaagaaggaacagaaaaacgggaaagaaacaaaagattccTGTTCTGCAGACTCGCTGTGTATTGATACACATAAGAATTGTGTTGCATGAATAACAAACTGCTTTGGGCTGGATTTGAAGTATTTTGAgtttgtgttttgcaaatattgaaGTTACAATAACGGCAACAGAAaaggaacagacacacagatttaCACTTAGCAAAATGTTACACTTTAAATCTGACAAGGAGCCAAGATGGTGACTGTCTCCTCGAAACCATAAAGCAGTCAGATTTGCgcaatcctcctcctcttccacctccttcAGGAGAACTAAATGAATCAAGACTTCGGAAAGAGGGGGAACAGCCGGGACTTGGCAGTACTTGAAATAGGAGGAATACAGCAGCCTAAATGTACAGACTTTGTAACCGAGCCCACTCGATCGGTCTGTGCCTCCACGTGACCACCATCTGTGCCTCCCTTGCTCCATCCAAATTTGTGTAGGCAGCTCCTTGGAGCCAAGCCTAAAAATATAGCTACACCAGGCCCTAGAAACTGTAGTCAAGGAACAGGCCtaacttttttccctctttggaTTAAAAGTCTGTATGATCTCTTTTGAGGGGTTTCCAGCTGCACACGTTAATGTGTTGTTCTGACAGTGAGAGCCCATTGTATGTGTGTTTTCTATTTGTGTCCAGAACATCAGAATCTTTTGATATTCTTGCGCTGCAGTATATCTGGAATatgtttatagttttatagtaaAGGGGGGGAGGTAGAGGGTCTACCAGGGAGATTCTGAGGGACAACAGTGGAGTGGTTATTTAAGGATAATCGGAAAGGAATTTACAAGATGCCCTGAAAAACCAATCGTATACTACCATGAAGCAAACGTTTATATTTTCTAGCGTTTGTCTCTGAAC
Protein-coding regions in this window:
- the SSPN gene encoding sarcospan isoform X1; protein product: MGKDRQPRGQKKQGGPPAADAAGPDDMGPKKGKGAPKECGEEEARTCCGCRFPLLPALLQLALGIAVTVVGFLMASISSSLLVRDTPFWAGIIVCLVAYLGLFMLCVSYQVDERTCIQFAMKLLYFLLSTLGLTVCVLAVAFAAHHYSQLTRFTCETALNSCQCKLFSSETFSRTFVYQDVTDCASITGTFKLFLLIQMILNVVCSLVCLLACFVMWKHRYQVFYVGDRICSLTTSEGQQQTV